The Astatotilapia calliptera chromosome 14, fAstCal1.2, whole genome shotgun sequence genome includes a region encoding these proteins:
- the appbp2 gene encoding amyloid protein-binding protein 2, with protein sequence MAAVELEWIPETLYNTAISAVVDNYSRSRRDIRSLPENIQFDVYYKLYQQGRLCQLGGEFCELEVFAKVLRASDKRHLLHHCFQALMDHGVKVASVLANSFSRRCSYIAESDAHVKEKAIQFGFVLGGFLSDAGWYGDAEKVFLSCLQLCTLHSEVLHCYRAVECCVRLLHVRNGNCKYHLGEETFKLAQSYMDKLAKHGHQANKAALYGELCALLFAKSHYDEAYRWCIEAMKEITPGLPVKVVVDVLRQASKACVVKREFRKAEQLIKHAVFLAREHFGHKHPKYSDTLLDYGFYLLNVDNICQSVAIYQTALDIRQSVFGGKNIHVATAHEDLAYSSYVHQYSSGKFDNALFHAERAIDIITHILPEDHLLLASSKRVKALILEEIAIDCHNKETEERLLQEAHDLHLSSLQLAKKAFGEFNVQTAKHYGNLGRLYQSMRKFKEAEEMHIKAIQIKEQLLGHEDYEVALSVGHLASLYNYDMNQYEDAERLYLRSIAIGKKLFGEGYSGLEYDYRGLIKLYNSVGNYEKVFEYHNVLSNWNRLRDRQFAVADALEDVNTTPQQTQEVVQAFLLAQSLGPTRPCLG encoded by the exons CTCTACCAGCAGGGTCGACTCTGCCAGCTGGGGGGAGAGTTCTGTGAGCTGGAGGTGTTTGCTAAAGTGCTGCGGGCTTCAGACAAAAG ACACCTCCTGCACCACTGTTTCCAGGCCCTTATGGACCACGGTGTGAAAGTGGCCTCAGTTCTGGCAAACTCCTTCAGCCGCCGCTGCTCCTACATCGCCGAGTCTGACGCCCACGTCAAAGAGAAGGCCATCCAGTTTGGCTTTGTGCTGG gTGGCTTCTTGTCTGATGCGGGCTGGTATGGAGATGCAGAGAAAGTGTTTCTGTCGTGCCTGCAGCTGTGCACGCTCCACAGTGAGGTCCTCCACTGCTACCGGGCTGTGGAATGCTGTGTCAG GCTGCTTCATGTCCGTAATGGAAACTGCAAGTACCACCTTGGGGAGGAGACCTTCAAGCTTGCTCAGTCTTACATGGACAAACTAGCCAAacatggccaccaggccaacaAGGCAGCGCTGTACGGCGAGCTCTGTGCCTTGCTCTTTGCCAAAAGCCACTATGACGAG GCGTACAGGTGGTGTATAGAGGCTATGAAGGAAATTACTCCAGGGCTGCCTGTCAAAGTAGTGGTTGATGTCCTTCGCCAGGCCTCCAAG GCCTGCGTGGTGAAAAGAGAGTTCAGaaaagcagagcagctgatcAAACATGCAGTGTTTCTAGCAAG AGAACATTTTGGACACAAGCATCCCAAGTACTCCGACACGCTGCTAGATTATGGATTTTACTTATTAAATGTGGACAACATATGCCAATCGGTTGCTATTTACCAG ACAGCGCTGGATATCCGACAATCGGTCTTTGGGGGGAAGAACATCCATGTTGCCACAGCCCATGAAGACCTAGCCTACTCCTCATATGTGCACCAGTACAGCTCTGGGAAATTTGACAATGCTCT ATTCCATGCAGAACGTGCCATAGACATCATAACTCACATTCTGCCTGAGGACCATCTTCTGCTGGCCTCCTCTAAGAGAGTCAAAG CCCTGATTCTGGAAGAAATTGCCATCGACTGTCACAATAAAGAGACAGAAGAGCGCCTCCTGCAGGAGGCTCACGACCTGCACCTCTCCTCGCTGCAGCTGGCCAAGAAGGCTTTCGGAGAGTTCAACGTACAGACAGCCAAACACTATGGCAACCTCGGACGACTCTACCAGTCCATGAGGAAGTTTAAG GAGGCAGAGGAGATGCACATCAAAGCCATCCAGATTAAGGAGCAGCTACTGGGCCACGAAGACTATGAGGTGGCTCTGTCTGTGGGTCACCTGGCCTCCCTCTACAACTATGACATGAACCAGTACGAGGATGCAGAGAGGCTCTATCTGCGCTCCATCGCTATCG GTAAAAAGCTGTTTGGCGAGGGTTACAGTGGGCTGGAGTACGACTACCGAGGCCTGATCAAACTCTACAACTCAGTGGGAAACTACGAGAAGGTGTTTGAATACCACAACGTACTGTCCAACTGGAACCGGCTGAGGGACCGGCAGTTTGCAGTGGCGGATGCCCTGGAGGACGTCAACACTACACCCCAGCAGACCCAGGAGGTGGTACAAGCTTTCCTATTGGCCCAGAGCCTAGGCCCCACCCGCCCCTGTCTCGGCTGA